Proteins encoded by one window of Halococcus salifodinae DSM 8989:
- a CDS encoding dihydrolipoyl dehydrogenase family protein: MHVVIVGAYGSAGVAVAQELVERRDSPEDVELTLVDDGEPGGGLCILRGCMPSKEVLSAGAHRFQARHDHRLSGSLPDVDLESVVETKNEHTSNFAAHRRSSVHDLAERENVEFLHETARFVDDHTVAVGDRTIEADYAVIATGSTVNVPDLPGMGEVEYMTSADVLDSTEFPDSGVVMGFGYVGIEMVPYLSEAAGMDLTVIEHDARPLDEADPAFGDALLDIYREEFGIEVLTHTYEQSVEATADGGVRLHVERDGQDKTVDADQLFLFTGRRPTLDGLGLENTTHSIGTTTVGDRDEPVPRPEVGWVGPTMQAADDPQTFVVGDVNGREPILHVAKEQGFTAGRNVLAHAAGEELEAYENVHHHVMFSGLGVYPFTRVGHSQATAEEAGLEVVTATREAADDGVFKTKDVPEGLARLVVDEEDGTVLGYQGLHYHADVMAKTMQVIVEGGMDVREIPDRAYHPTTPEILDGLFRETSDQLE, translated from the coding sequence ATGCACGTCGTGATCGTCGGCGCGTACGGCAGCGCGGGAGTCGCGGTCGCACAGGAACTCGTCGAGCGACGGGACAGCCCCGAAGACGTCGAACTCACGCTCGTCGACGACGGCGAGCCGGGCGGCGGGCTCTGCATTCTCCGTGGCTGTATGCCCTCGAAAGAGGTGCTCTCGGCGGGCGCACACCGCTTTCAAGCTCGCCACGACCACCGACTCTCGGGATCGCTCCCCGACGTCGATCTCGAATCGGTGGTCGAAACCAAGAACGAGCACACGTCGAACTTCGCGGCCCACCGCCGGAGTTCGGTCCACGACCTCGCCGAGCGCGAGAACGTCGAATTCCTCCACGAGACCGCGCGGTTCGTCGACGACCACACGGTCGCGGTCGGCGATCGGACGATCGAGGCCGACTATGCCGTGATCGCCACCGGTTCGACCGTGAACGTGCCCGACCTCCCCGGGATGGGGGAGGTCGAGTACATGACCAGCGCGGACGTGCTCGATAGTACCGAGTTCCCCGACAGCGGGGTCGTGATGGGCTTTGGCTACGTCGGGATCGAGATGGTTCCCTACCTGAGCGAGGCGGCGGGGATGGACCTCACCGTGATCGAGCACGACGCGCGTCCGCTCGACGAGGCCGATCCCGCCTTCGGCGACGCGCTGCTCGATATCTATCGCGAGGAGTTCGGGATCGAGGTGTTGACCCACACCTACGAGCAGTCGGTCGAGGCGACAGCTGACGGGGGCGTGCGCCTCCACGTCGAGCGCGACGGACAGGATAAAACGGTCGACGCCGACCAGCTCTTCCTCTTCACCGGCCGCCGACCGACGCTCGACGGACTCGGGCTCGAAAACACGACACACTCGATCGGCACCACCACGGTCGGCGACCGTGACGAGCCGGTGCCGCGACCCGAAGTGGGTTGGGTCGGGCCGACGATGCAGGCCGCCGACGATCCCCAAACCTTCGTGGTCGGCGACGTCAACGGCCGGGAACCGATCCTCCACGTCGCCAAGGAGCAGGGGTTCACTGCCGGGCGGAACGTCCTCGCCCACGCCGCTGGCGAGGAGCTCGAAGCGTACGAGAACGTCCACCACCACGTGATGTTCTCGGGGCTCGGCGTGTACCCGTTCACGCGGGTGGGCCACTCCCAGGCGACGGCCGAAGAGGCGGGTTTGGAGGTCGTGACCGCGACTCGCGAAGCCGCCGACGACGGCGTGTTCAAAACCAAGGATGTTCCCGAGGGCCTGGCGCGCCTCGTGGTCGACGAAGAGGACGGCACGGTGCTCGGCTACCAGGGCCTGCACTACCACGCCGACGTGATGGCGAAGACGATGCAGGTGATCGTCGAGGGCGGGATGGACGTTCGCGAGATCCCCGATCGGGCGTACCACCCGACGACGCCCGAGATTCTGGACGGGTTGTTCCGCGAAACGAGCGACCAGTTGGAGTGA
- a CDS encoding PfkB family carbohydrate kinase produces the protein MADLLTFGAAILELTTPGRERLATTDRLEVAATGSAANAAVTAARIGSDATWLSKLPDTHLGRRAAAGIASHGVETEIHWTDEGRQELAFAERAGPPRGNARIVDRASSAIASATPDDLSLSAVGDPGMVFVDALLPTRSTTLADTTATFLAETGAAGAEAVLGLGRQEPSATVEATQNLLPAVDTLITAEAGAAALGDRADPTETAHALAAEHDLETVVIARDERGGVVWHDRTVHERASPATETVDERGAFDAFCGGFLAHRAAGATADTALEAGVASAALARTVPGPVPAITAAEVERCTASMAEPGMSE, from the coding sequence ATGGCTGACCTCCTCACGTTCGGTGCGGCGATCCTCGAACTCACCACGCCCGGTCGCGAGCGCCTCGCAACCACCGATCGGCTGGAGGTCGCGGCGACGGGGTCGGCGGCGAACGCCGCGGTGACTGCCGCCCGGATCGGGAGCGACGCGACGTGGCTCTCGAAGCTGCCCGACACCCACCTCGGCCGGCGCGCTGCCGCCGGGATCGCCTCTCACGGCGTCGAAACCGAGATCCACTGGACCGACGAGGGCCGTCAAGAACTCGCCTTCGCCGAGCGGGCGGGACCGCCGCGCGGGAACGCCCGCATCGTCGATCGGGCGTCGAGTGCGATCGCGTCGGCGACGCCCGACGACCTCTCGCTGTCGGCGGTCGGCGATCCGGGGATGGTGTTCGTCGACGCCCTCCTCCCGACGCGCTCGACGACGCTCGCCGACACGACCGCGACCTTCCTCGCCGAGACCGGTGCTGCGGGAGCGGAAGCCGTGCTCGGACTCGGTCGCCAGGAGCCGTCGGCGACGGTCGAAGCGACCCAGAACCTCCTCCCGGCGGTCGACACCCTGATCACGGCGGAGGCGGGCGCGGCGGCGCTCGGCGATCGTGCGGACCCGACCGAAACCGCCCACGCGCTGGCGGCCGAGCACGATCTCGAAACGGTCGTGATCGCGCGCGACGAGCGCGGCGGCGTGGTCTGGCACGATCGGACCGTCCACGAGCGCGCGTCCCCCGCGACCGAAACGGTCGACGAGCGCGGCGCGTTCGACGCGTTCTGTGGGGGATTTCTGGCTCACCGGGCCGCGGGAGCCACGGCTGACACGGCGCTCGAAGCTGGGGTTGCGAGCGCGGCGCTCGCACGAACCGTTCCCGGGCCCGTCCCCGCGATCACCGCCGCGGAGGTCGAGCGGTGTACCGCGTCGATGGCCGAGCCCGGGATGAGCGAGTGA
- a CDS encoding MFS transporter: MASEPASVRDRVRELFALERDVLVLSVAMFAFSLGFQMTSRYLGEYMVALGASAFIVGLYGTFSNVISAVYPYPGGAISDRIGSRYALTVFGLLSAVGFAVWLVAPAFGALAIPLIFVGLVFAQAWKSFGLGATFAIVKQSVSSARLAEGFASTETFRRTAFLVGPLLAAGVFATLATTDTGSMTDPQVVEAFVAILAIAFVFAVLGTLAQHVLYDSAGDDFGKKFEGISQVADDLRNLPPELRPLLIGDTLVRFANGMVYVFFVIVVTRFLGVGLSVTLPVVGTVDLSPQAYFGVLLGIEMAVALLTMIPVAKLTRRVGLKPVVAVGFAVYAVFPALLIAAPPDAGVLAALFAFSGLRFAGLPAHKALIVGPAERGAGGRVTGSYYLVRNVVVIPSAALGGVLYGGLAVPGVGQVLAGSPPLAFGTATVVGLLGTGYFLVFGEEFAVAGS, from the coding sequence ATGGCAAGCGAGCCCGCGAGCGTTCGCGACCGTGTTCGGGAGCTGTTCGCACTCGAACGCGACGTGCTCGTGCTCTCGGTCGCGATGTTCGCGTTCAGTCTCGGCTTCCAGATGACGAGCCGGTATCTCGGGGAGTACATGGTCGCGCTCGGCGCGAGCGCGTTCATTGTGGGGCTGTACGGCACGTTCTCGAACGTCATCAGCGCGGTCTACCCCTACCCCGGTGGGGCGATCTCGGATCGGATCGGCTCGCGGTACGCGCTCACCGTCTTCGGCCTCCTCTCGGCGGTCGGCTTCGCGGTGTGGCTCGTCGCACCAGCCTTCGGCGCGCTCGCCATCCCCCTGATCTTCGTCGGGCTCGTGTTCGCCCAGGCCTGGAAGTCCTTCGGGCTGGGCGCGACCTTCGCCATCGTCAAACAGAGCGTCTCGTCCGCGCGGCTCGCGGAGGGGTTCGCCAGCACCGAGACGTTCCGACGGACCGCGTTTCTGGTGGGGCCGCTGCTCGCGGCCGGCGTGTTTGCCACCCTTGCCACGACGGATACCGGATCAATGACCGATCCACAGGTGGTCGAAGCGTTCGTCGCCATCCTCGCGATCGCGTTTGTCTTCGCTGTTCTGGGGACGCTCGCCCAGCACGTGCTCTACGACTCGGCTGGCGATGATTTCGGCAAGAAGTTCGAAGGGATCTCGCAAGTCGCCGACGACCTCCGGAACCTCCCCCCGGAGCTCCGCCCGCTGCTGATCGGCGACACGCTGGTTCGCTTCGCCAACGGGATGGTGTACGTCTTCTTCGTGATCGTCGTCACCCGGTTTCTGGGCGTCGGCCTCTCGGTCACTCTTCCCGTTGTGGGGACCGTCGATCTCTCGCCCCAGGCGTACTTCGGCGTTCTCCTCGGGATCGAGATGGCGGTCGCGCTCCTGACGATGATCCCCGTCGCGAAGCTCACCCGACGGGTGGGGCTCAAACCCGTGGTCGCGGTCGGGTTCGCGGTGTACGCGGTCTTCCCCGCGCTGCTCATCGCCGCGCCGCCGGACGCGGGGGTGCTCGCGGCGCTCTTTGCGTTCTCGGGGCTGCGCTTTGCGGGACTGCCCGCGCACAAGGCGCTCATCGTCGGCCCCGCGGAACGCGGTGCAGGCGGACGCGTCACCGGCTCGTACTACCTTGTCCGTAACGTCGTCGTGATTCCGAGCGCGGCGCTCGGCGGCGTACTCTACGGCGGGTTGGCGGTGCCAGGCGTCGGGCAGGTGCTCGCTGGGAGCCCACCGCTCGCGTTCGGCACAGCGACCGTCGTCGGCCTCCTCGGCACGGGCTACTTCCTCGTCTTCGGCGAGGAGTTCGCGGTCGCCGGTAGCTGA